The following DNA comes from Chryseobacterium gallinarum.
TTTTTAACAGAAGAAAGGCTGGCAAAAATCGAACATTTTTCCCGGGAAAGTTCTGATTTTGTGCTTCCGGTTGTAGAGGATATTTATCAGTTTCGGAATGCCGCAGCAATTGTACGCTCTGTCGAAGCTTGTGGTTTTCATAAAGTGGTGGCTTTACAGGAAGAGTATAGTTTTGAACCCAACCTTCGCGTAACAAAAGGTGCAGATACCTGGGTGGAAGTTGAAAAGCTTCCCCGTAGTATGGAATCTTTTCAGAAGATTAAAGACAGAGGCTATAAAATTGTAGCTGTTTCCCTCGAAAATAATGCTAAAATGCTGCCTGATTATGAAATTACTGAGCCTATAGCTTTGGTTTTTGGAACCGAAATGGAAGGAGTTTCACAGGAGATCCTCGACTTTGCAGATGAGACGCTGGCAATTCCCATGTATGGCTTTACCCGAAGCTTTAATGTTTCTGTGGCCGCTTCAATCTGTATGTATGAACTGAAGCAAAAGCTGATAAAATCCGATATTGATTATAAATTAAATGAAGAAAAGCTTGTAAGGATGAAAATCCTTTGGGCAGTGAATTCAATAAGAAGCGGACAGCAGATTTTTGACAAATATCTTAAAGAAAACAGTATCGACTGGAAATAAATAAAAAGAAAGGAAGCTTTGTCAGCCTCCTTTCTTCAGCTGGATATTTTTTCTGCTTCCTATTCTGATCAGACCATATTATAATAATTCCACGCTGCTACGAAAACTCCGGCTGTTTCTGTTCTTAACCTTTGATTTCCTAAAGATACAGCCCGAATTTTATTTTCTGCGAGAAAAGAAATCTCCTTTTCGGAAAAATCTCCCTCAGGACCAATTAAAAAAGTAATTTGCTCCATTTCAGGAATGTTCTTAAGTTCCATTCTCTCTAAATTTTCATGACAGTGGGCTACAAAAGTACTTTCGGGATTGGCATTCTTTAAGAAGTCCGATAGTTTTACTATGTCATGGATGACCGGAAAATGAAATCTCAGGCTTTGTTTTGAAGCTGCAATAGCCTGTTTTCTGATCTTGTCAATATTCAGATTTTTGCGTTCCGTTTTTTCAGTTGAGATAATGCTGATTTCAGAAATGCCCATCTCTACTGCCTTTTCTACAAAAAACTCAATGCGGTCTATATTTTTGGTAGGGGCTATGGCAATATGTAATTTTGGATTGAATTCCTCTAAGTTTTCTTTAACCTCCGCCACCTCCATGCCGGCTTTTTTCCCTTCTATAACCAATCTTCCTGATGCAAGTCTCCCTTTTCCATCCGTCACATGAATATCTTCTCCCGATTTCATGCGAAGTACTTTCACGATGTGCTGCTGCTCTTCATCGTTGATGATCACTTTATTTCCGTTGATTTCTCCGTAGAATAATTTCATAATATTGGCAAACTGGTAAAAGGCAACATCGTAAAATAGGAGTGATGTAATGAGGCCTTTTAATATTTAAGTTTATTTAAACCGTTAAGTTGATTTGAAATGCTAATAAAAAAAAATGATAACTTCAATACAGCTAAAATTAGGGAAAGACATTATTTGCCCTTTAGCAATTTTGCCTTATAAATCATATTTCGCTGTCGCGGTTGTCCTCAGATCTGTAAATTCTCCTCTCTCGAATTTCAGTTGCGCTACCATGGCAATCATAGCGGCATTATCTGTTGTATATTCAAATTTTGGGATATAGATGTTCCAGCCCAGTTTTTCTTTGTTGTCTTCCATTGCTTTCCTTAATGCAGAATTTGCGGAGACTCCTCCGGCAATGGCTACTTCTCTGATGCTGAGTTCCTGTGCAGCCTTTTCAAGCTTTTTCATTAAAATTTCTATGATGCATTTTTGTACAGAGGCACAGAGGTCGTTCAGGTTTTCTTTGATGAAATCAGGATTTTTTCTGACTTCTTTCTGGATGAAATATAATACTGAAGTTTTGATGCCACTGAAAGAATAATCGTAGTTTTCTAATTTCGGTTTATTGAATGTAAAAGCATCAGGATTTCCCTCTCTGGCAAGTTTGTCGATAATAGGACCGGCAGGATAATCCAGGTCAAAAATCTTCCCGATTTTATCAAAAGCTTCACCGGCAGCATCGTCGATTGTTTTTCCGATAATTTCCATATCAAAATAATCTTTTACAAGAACAATCATGGTATGTCCTCCACTTACGGTAAGGCATAAAAAAGGAAACTTGGGCGGCACAGGATTTGCATCTTCGATGAAATGGGCTAAAATATGGGCTTGAAGGTGATTAACTTCAATTAAAGGAACATTAAGGCTCATTGCCAATGACTTAGCAAATGATGTTCCTACGAGAAGTGATCCCAAAAGTCCGGGTCCACGTGTAAATCCTATAGCTGAGATTGCATTTTGTTGTATATTTGCTTTAGTAAAAGATTTTTCAACAACGGGAATTATATTTTGTTGATGGGCTCGTGAAGCCAGTTCAGGGACTACACCGCCATATTCCTTATGGATGGCCTGGTTTGCGGCAATGTTCGAAAGAATAGAATTCCCCTTGATGATAGCTGCTGAGGTGTCGTCGCAAGACGATTCAATACCTAAAATTATAGAGTCGCTCATAATAATGGCAAAGTTAGAGAATAATAACGAGAATGAGAATAAAAAATCAGTAGCTGAAAACCTAGGGGATCAGGTACAAAAAACTGTTGAGAATGTTGAGGGAAAAGTCCGGGAAACAGTAAAGGAGGCTTCTGAACTGGCTTCAGATGCCATTCATCATCCTGTAGAAACGGCTGAGGAATTTGGAAAACAGGCAATGAAAGATGTGGTAAGCTACACCTGGTGGGCGAAGCTTCTTTTGATTCTCTTTTGGCTTGGGATTATTCTTGTAGGTGGTGTCCTGATTGCCATTAATCTTCCGGTGACCAAGCAATGGGCAGCAGACCAGGCTCTTAAAATCGTTAACCAGGATTTTAAGGCAGACTTTTCTACAGAAAGTGTAGATGTAAACTATTTTGGGGATGTTACTATAAAAGGGCTGAAAGTTAAAGATTATAAAGGCTTTGATTTTATAAAAGCCCGTGAATTCCGTGCTGATTCAGATTGGATTTCCCTTGCGGTAAATGCTATTTCCGGAAATAGTAATTCTTTAAGCTTCAATGCCCTTACGCTTGTGAATGCTGATATTAAAGTAATCACCTATAAGGGAGACAGTATTGCCAATTTTATAAGATTCACCCAGCTTTTCGATAACGGAAAGAAAAGAGATCCGAATAAGCCTCCTTTTCAATTGGACTCGAGGGTACAGATTATTGATTCCAAAGTATCGATTGTAAACGAGAATTCTCCGGGAGAGGCCGGAAAATGGCTTGTTGCAACCGGATTTAACTTAAAAGCTCCCAACGTAAAAGTTAATGGTCCGAATGTTTCTGCATTGATTAATAATATGTCCTTCGTTACTTCCAGATGGGGAAAATCTCACTTTGTAGACACATTTTCAACGGAACTTTCCTTAACACATCAATTTTTATCATTAAAAGATCTTACTTTAAATACAGACCACACTTTACTTCAGGGAGATATTAAATTCAATCTTCATGACGGTTCATGGTCTGACTTTGCTGATAAGGTACGTTGGGATATGAATATTAAGCAGGGAAGCCAGATGAGTGGGTATGATATCAGCTATTTTGTAACCAATTGGGATAATATTAAACCTTTCAACCTGTCAGGGAAAATGACAGGGCCTTTAAATAAATTCCATCTTGAAAACTTTCTGATCAGAAATCCGGATGTTAATATTGCTACCAAAACCATGAAAGTTGACAATCTGTTGAAAGGACACTTTTCTATTGAAACAAAAGATCTTTCTACAGACTTTACTTATAAAGATTTAAAGGCGATGATGCCTACCTTTATTTCCAGTAAAATGAAAAACTTTGCAGATGATTTCGGGAAGTTAAAATACAACGGAACGGCGAAAGTAGACCCGAATCAGGTTTATGTAGAAAGCGGAAACTTATTGACAGGGATCGGCCAGGCAAAAATCTCTAAGCTTTCTCTTACGGGTTATAGCACTGCAATGCCTAAGTATACTGGGTATCTTGAGGTAAAGGATCTTAATACTTCTGTGATTACCAAAAATAAAACAGTAGGGCTAATTTCCGGTAAGTTCGATCTGAATGGACAGAGCTTTGATGTTAATACCATGCGTCTTACTACGAAATCCCAGATTGCCAGCATTGAAATCATGGATAAGGTAATTAATAATCTTTACCTGGACGGGTTGCTGGATCACAAAAAATATAACGGGCTTATTACTGTCAATGATGAGCAGGCTAAAGCCAATGTTAAAGGGCTTATTGATTTCAGTACCTCTAAAATTGCGATGGATGTGAATGCTGATGTCAGTTACCTGAACATGAATTATTTTACCGGTAAACCGGGCAATCAGATTGTAAGCGGGCAGGTTGTGGGGAAGATGTCCATGTCATCCATTAATGACCTGATATTAGATGTTGATGCCAATAATCTTAATTTTGCTACAGCTACTCAAAAATACACTATTCCTAACGCCAGGCTAAAGACTTTTGTAGATGCAGGAGGAAGAGTAATTGATGTGGATGCTCCGGGAGCTGCCACAGGAAAGATATCCGGAAGATATAGCCTGGCTGATCTTGCCGGAATGGTGGAAAACGGAGTTGGAAAAATACTGGTAGGCCCGCCCCCAAGAAAACTGTACAGAGGACAGAATTTTACTTTGAATTTTGATGTGCAGCAAGGCTTGGTCAATTATTTTCTGCCTGATCTGAGGCTTCCTAAAGGAGCTAAGGTGGAAGGAGAGTATAACGGGGATTCCAATAATCTGATCCTGAATCTTGATGCAGCCGCATTAAAGTATATCATGACCAAAGAAGATGAAATTACAGATGCCGATAAAGCTTTAGCGAGTTCTAATCCCGACTATAAAGTTAATGACAGGAAGAATATCAGCCGGGATAGTGCTCTGATTGACAGTGTTAAAGTAAGAATTAATACTGCCAGCCTAAATCAGCAGCTGTATGCGAAAATATCCAGGCTGGAGTACAATAAAAATGTGATTAAAGATTTCGAACTTAAAGGAAATAACGAAAACAGCACAACCCTGCATTTATCAACTGTATTTAAACATGGAAGTCCTGCGGATGAATCTGAGGATAAACTTAAAGAATATGCAATTAATGTGGATCAGTCTACCAATGCTCAGGGTGATTATGTCTTTAAATTTGAACCTACTGAAGTAAAATTCAACGAGGTGACCTGGGCTATAGATACAAGCCCGGAGCTTAATCATTCTATTACATATCAAAAGAAAACAGGAGATTTTGATATCAGAAATTTACGGATTTACTCAGATAAAAGCGCCTTATTTATTAAAGAAGCCCAATTTAAATCAGCCAAAGATTTTTATGTAGATGCCGATATCAATGATTTTTCTATAGAAAAACTTCTGGAAATGCAATCCGGAGGAAACGGAATGGATATACAGGGCCTTGCCAATGGAAGTGTAAAAATCAAAATGGATAAGAGCACTTTGCAGCCTTTGGTAGACCTTACCATTGATGATATTAAGATGAATGGCAATGATATGGGGGATATTACCATATCTGCTACCAACGGATTCTCGTTAAATGTTTATGATATTGATATCAAAGTACATTCAGCAGGAGCGCTGGGAAATAATTCACTGGATGTGACCGGTACAGTAAATAACAATACTTCTTCTCCTGATATAGATCTGACTGCCCAGATGCGTGACTTTGACCTGGCATTTACACAACAGTTTGTACAATCTATTTTCGGGAACATGAGAGGAAAGGCAACGGGAGATCTTAAAATCAACGGGAAGCTCAAAAACCTTGATTATAACGGAGATATTGCTTTAAAAGATTTTGGTTTAAAATTATTGTTTACAGGAGTAGATTATTCATTTGATGATACAGTCATTCAATTAACCAAAGGGCTTGCGATTCTCAACAACATTGAAGTGCATGATGGAAGATCAAACTCCAAAGGAAATATTTCCGGGGCAATCCAGTTTGAGACGTTATCTTCTATGGGGGTATCCCTGGTAATGAGGGCTGATAACCTGCTAATGCTGAATACAACTCAGAAAGATTACGATTTGTTCTGGGGAAGAGTCTACGGACAGGGAGATCTTTATGTGGACGGTCCGGTTTCAGGCCTAAGCATTACCACTCCTAATATGAAGGCGCTTAACGGAAGTACATTTACTTTCAATTCCAGTTCTACCTCTAATGTTGAAGAGTTTAAAATGCTGAGGTTCCTGAAAGAAGGAAAAGATGGTTTGGTAACGCTGGAAGAGAAGAAAAAAACAGGGGCCAATATGAATGTCGACTTTAACCTGGCGGTAGATAAAGGAACTACCGTGAATGTACTGGTGGGTGATGATGTGGGGAATATCACAGTAAAAGGTACTGCTGATCCTTTGAAATTCCAGATGAACAGACAGGGAAATATTGCAATGAACGGAACCTATAAAGTAGATAACGGAACATTTGTCTCTAAAGCCATCCTTAATAAAACATTCCAGATTGAGAAGAATAGTAGTATCAGATGGGATGGGGATGCTATGAAACCTGCGTTGGATATTAATGCCAATTATGTAAGAATGGTTTCCAACGTGGGAGAATATCTGAGTATGGGTAAACTACAACCGATCAGTATTTTGCTGCAAGCCCACATCAGTCAGTCGTTGGTAGACCCAAAGATTGATCTTGACGTGACCGCTTTAGATGTTTCCAGCCAGGTAAGAGAAACACTGGCTGCTAAAATGAGCCAGGAAGGAGAAAAGGTTCTTCAGTTCGGATCAGTTCTCCTGCTGAGTACCTTCAATGTATCCAATAGCGGAGGGGTAGATGTGAATGTGGGTAACGTGGCAGAATCATCCGGATACAATATGCTTCTGAAACAATTGGGGTCCGTTTTGAATACCATGAGTAATGAATTCCAGATCGACCTGAATTATGTGAAAGGAGATCAGAACTCAAGTATAGGAGACAGGGCCAATGCCGGAGTGAGTGTAGCCCTTTCGCCGAGAATTAATATAAAAACCGGGCTGGGAATTCCTTTGTCCAAAACTGACAATACCCAGAACAATTATCTTTCAGGGGAAGGTTCTGTAGAGTATGACCTTTCTAAAAAGAATGACGGCTCCCTTGTTATAAGGGCCTATTCCAAGCCTACCAATATCGGGATGGTAAGTACAAACGGTTCTGCTAATCAGGCGTATGGAGGGGGGATTGTGTGGAGTAAAAGCTTTAATTCTTTATTTAAAAAGAAGAAAAAAGATAAAAAAGCTTCTGACAATAAAACGGAAATAAAAACAGATTCTACAAAATCGAATGGTAAATAATCGTAATATTTTAATGATTTTTATCATCTGTGTTAATTATTGTTAATATTT
Coding sequences within:
- a CDS encoding RsmE family RNA methyltransferase, yielding MKLFYGEINGNKVIINDEEQQHIVKVLRMKSGEDIHVTDGKGRLASGRLVIEGKKAGMEVAEVKENLEEFNPKLHIAIAPTKNIDRIEFFVEKAVEMGISEISIISTEKTERKNLNIDKIRKQAIAASKQSLRFHFPVIHDIVKLSDFLKNANPESTFVAHCHENLERMELKNIPEMEQITFLIGPEGDFSEKEISFLAENKIRAVSLGNQRLRTETAGVFVAAWNYYNMV
- the tsaD gene encoding tRNA (adenosine(37)-N6)-threonylcarbamoyltransferase complex transferase subunit TsaD; translation: MSDSIILGIESSCDDTSAAIIKGNSILSNIAANQAIHKEYGGVVPELASRAHQQNIIPVVEKSFTKANIQQNAISAIGFTRGPGLLGSLLVGTSFAKSLAMSLNVPLIEVNHLQAHILAHFIEDANPVPPKFPFLCLTVSGGHTMIVLVKDYFDMEIIGKTIDDAAGEAFDKIGKIFDLDYPAGPIIDKLAREGNPDAFTFNKPKLENYDYSFSGIKTSVLYFIQKEVRKNPDFIKENLNDLCASVQKCIIEILMKKLEKAAQELSIREVAIAGGVSANSALRKAMEDNKEKLGWNIYIPKFEYTTDNAAMIAMVAQLKFERGEFTDLRTTATAKYDL
- a CDS encoding translocation/assembly module TamB domain-containing protein, producing the protein MAKLENNNENENKKSVAENLGDQVQKTVENVEGKVRETVKEASELASDAIHHPVETAEEFGKQAMKDVVSYTWWAKLLLILFWLGIILVGGVLIAINLPVTKQWAADQALKIVNQDFKADFSTESVDVNYFGDVTIKGLKVKDYKGFDFIKAREFRADSDWISLAVNAISGNSNSLSFNALTLVNADIKVITYKGDSIANFIRFTQLFDNGKKRDPNKPPFQLDSRVQIIDSKVSIVNENSPGEAGKWLVATGFNLKAPNVKVNGPNVSALINNMSFVTSRWGKSHFVDTFSTELSLTHQFLSLKDLTLNTDHTLLQGDIKFNLHDGSWSDFADKVRWDMNIKQGSQMSGYDISYFVTNWDNIKPFNLSGKMTGPLNKFHLENFLIRNPDVNIATKTMKVDNLLKGHFSIETKDLSTDFTYKDLKAMMPTFISSKMKNFADDFGKLKYNGTAKVDPNQVYVESGNLLTGIGQAKISKLSLTGYSTAMPKYTGYLEVKDLNTSVITKNKTVGLISGKFDLNGQSFDVNTMRLTTKSQIASIEIMDKVINNLYLDGLLDHKKYNGLITVNDEQAKANVKGLIDFSTSKIAMDVNADVSYLNMNYFTGKPGNQIVSGQVVGKMSMSSINDLILDVDANNLNFATATQKYTIPNARLKTFVDAGGRVIDVDAPGAATGKISGRYSLADLAGMVENGVGKILVGPPPRKLYRGQNFTLNFDVQQGLVNYFLPDLRLPKGAKVEGEYNGDSNNLILNLDAAALKYIMTKEDEITDADKALASSNPDYKVNDRKNISRDSALIDSVKVRINTASLNQQLYAKISRLEYNKNVIKDFELKGNNENSTTLHLSTVFKHGSPADESEDKLKEYAINVDQSTNAQGDYVFKFEPTEVKFNEVTWAIDTSPELNHSITYQKKTGDFDIRNLRIYSDKSALFIKEAQFKSAKDFYVDADINDFSIEKLLEMQSGGNGMDIQGLANGSVKIKMDKSTLQPLVDLTIDDIKMNGNDMGDITISATNGFSLNVYDIDIKVHSAGALGNNSLDVTGTVNNNTSSPDIDLTAQMRDFDLAFTQQFVQSIFGNMRGKATGDLKINGKLKNLDYNGDIALKDFGLKLLFTGVDYSFDDTVIQLTKGLAILNNIEVHDGRSNSKGNISGAIQFETLSSMGVSLVMRADNLLMLNTTQKDYDLFWGRVYGQGDLYVDGPVSGLSITTPNMKALNGSTFTFNSSSTSNVEEFKMLRFLKEGKDGLVTLEEKKKTGANMNVDFNLAVDKGTTVNVLVGDDVGNITVKGTADPLKFQMNRQGNIAMNGTYKVDNGTFVSKAILNKTFQIEKNSSIRWDGDAMKPALDINANYVRMVSNVGEYLSMGKLQPISILLQAHISQSLVDPKIDLDVTALDVSSQVRETLAAKMSQEGEKVLQFGSVLLLSTFNVSNSGGVDVNVGNVAESSGYNMLLKQLGSVLNTMSNEFQIDLNYVKGDQNSSIGDRANAGVSVALSPRINIKTGLGIPLSKTDNTQNNYLSGEGSVEYDLSKKNDGSLVIRAYSKPTNIGMVSTNGSANQAYGGGIVWSKSFNSLFKKKKKDKKASDNKTEIKTDSTKSNGK
- a CDS encoding TrmH family RNA methyltransferase yields the protein MKMKGLVQTFEYLKQFLTEERLAKIEHFSRESSDFVLPVVEDIYQFRNAAAIVRSVEACGFHKVVALQEEYSFEPNLRVTKGADTWVEVEKLPRSMESFQKIKDRGYKIVAVSLENNAKMLPDYEITEPIALVFGTEMEGVSQEILDFADETLAIPMYGFTRSFNVSVAASICMYELKQKLIKSDIDYKLNEEKLVRMKILWAVNSIRSGQQIFDKYLKENSIDWK